Proteins from a genomic interval of Chryseobacterium indologenes:
- a CDS encoding type IV secretion protein Rhs: MADQNKNNIKSIKVSKPDMNPDRSLKVNADVTSVSWDKTTQGWKHGMKNNFDSLNPVSMVKSVAGGDDTQAKAGGTGGGGGGDSAVTAEKAAPESKVKLIKVSNPTLSSTAVQHISKHFDIVLAIDIHWTLIPPPPSFMLIPLPLPHPFIGIVFDIMDYIKFSIPIPQFIRNMKSDLPESIPMGGSIYVHGRHKATTTTSVMGVIIPFKHVTSLIPVYMIPFLQEAPHEGEVYYGSQTVLAQGSKMSGNQPQQVLTCMGFPFGMTMLPAMPNKPKKNPLAYFAFYNNFSSMYIQINTGGPVLVGGAFVPHVYTPGEMMMRLAGMFLMRSLTKGIGKGLTKFNHFLQGKFGKTNPVSKALCKVGLEPVNFATGAMLFEWDDFKIEGSTPISWENVWYSDRPYQHGIVGNGVFNNHDLYIVPDEEDKVAAWIHPEELQPMAIPYPEVEEEPTYYRSQKIWQYRPDEKIWIIRKGTDIYTYQRFHHHTEGVIFKVVYIEYGDGTVREYEYQDQNIVLKRIKDVKSGSSIETVLHPEVKKISEVYYCYKNQRDLQVRYDYDESGNLTHVWDIHKKAIIFQYDGENRIIKRINRNGMVYQWEYDEKGRVIHTKGLDGFMEGRLRYDEEEGYTEVIYPRKNNKTEQYFYDEDYLVYKIIDGEGGETWYDYTSYNELKMIGTPEGRVQGYTYDDMGNIAVFHSPDGEEYHYQYNEFGQVIARFTPSGTSEIWNYDDEGKLINYTDAAEESIYYQYRDDEKLPESSRRKDITTHYEYNQRGQLTRLSNTVGKEQYWKYDEYGRLQAFSPKPLTRILWNRDRMGRVVEINEQGQLPLKLRYDAYDLPVYATDGQAEWLMSYTPMGSLKRQVRRNSLTYKKEETLVFGYDAYENLTTITNEKGEVYHFERNNNNEVTGETGFDGQKKFFVRDKDGLVTQSRTPQGKNTLYEYDLGGRLTQVHYPDGTWEAYQYDTSGLLINADNENSSVAFQRNKLGLVTSEKQGEHSIRYQYDHDGNLVSLQSSLGADIDYTYNELGLLTGVAARNDDTPLPWQMNLNITRNGQMHSREMTGGVESTFEFDHIGMPVSQKVTVNKKTATFHKDYHWGAGSRLLQVMDRVTGGRTRFDYDAFGSLMAAEYPNGEVQYKNPDETGSVYESIKRTDRVYDKGGKLMRDKNWFYHYDEEGNLLLKSKRPINAVTPDHQEEQAYTHPFYKNIASNWTNTSKLPEGTHLPDVSKDLPEEVQNPEWEPGDWGYSWMGNGMLASVKRPNGKEVNFEYDALGRRISKIGTKKITRYIWDSDVLLHEWTYHINDIPQNEIDEEGNLYISNEPKENIITWIYEDDGYTPVAKLIGDERYSILSNYLGTPIQAFNGDGILVWERELDIYGNVRREKGVSHFIPFQYQGQYYDDESNLCYNRFRYYDVDSGLYISKDPVGLMGGFGLYNYVKDINVLLDILGLMANNTAIGDMAEKNFVEGLEKRGWKIYTEIKNGSQNGIDVVAQHPLTKKVHVFEVKANTSRLSVLQKGDDYIQNILDEIRNKGTLRGQKMDVGMVRTANIIDRDIKAHGIEGRLIKYKVNKTTGDATMTRMSNWPQKYR, encoded by the coding sequence GGTGAGTAATCCCACCCTTTCTTCTACAGCTGTTCAGCATATCAGTAAACATTTTGATATTGTTCTGGCTATCGATATCCACTGGACATTGATTCCGCCGCCGCCGTCATTCATGCTGATTCCATTGCCATTGCCACATCCGTTTATCGGAATTGTCTTTGATATTATGGATTATATTAAATTTTCAATTCCGATTCCTCAATTTATCAGGAATATGAAATCCGATCTTCCCGAAAGTATCCCGATGGGAGGCTCAATATATGTTCATGGCAGACATAAGGCGACTACAACAACCAGTGTGATGGGAGTTATTATTCCCTTTAAACATGTTACTTCACTGATTCCTGTATATATGATTCCCTTTCTTCAGGAAGCTCCTCATGAAGGCGAAGTATATTATGGCTCACAAACAGTTCTGGCACAGGGAAGTAAAATGAGTGGCAATCAGCCACAGCAGGTTCTTACTTGTATGGGATTTCCTTTCGGGATGACCATGTTGCCGGCGATGCCCAATAAACCAAAGAAAAATCCGCTTGCTTATTTTGCTTTTTACAATAATTTTTCAAGCATGTATATCCAGATCAATACCGGTGGCCCCGTATTGGTAGGAGGTGCTTTCGTTCCCCATGTATATACTCCGGGAGAGATGATGATGCGACTGGCAGGGATGTTTCTGATGAGAAGCCTGACCAAAGGAATCGGAAAGGGGTTGACTAAGTTTAATCATTTTTTACAGGGAAAATTCGGAAAAACCAATCCTGTTTCAAAGGCCTTATGTAAGGTAGGGCTGGAGCCGGTGAACTTTGCTACCGGTGCCATGCTTTTTGAATGGGATGACTTTAAAATTGAAGGTAGTACCCCTATATCCTGGGAAAATGTGTGGTATAGTGACAGACCCTATCAGCACGGAATAGTAGGGAATGGTGTTTTCAATAATCATGACCTTTATATTGTTCCGGATGAAGAAGATAAGGTAGCAGCATGGATTCACCCTGAGGAACTCCAGCCTATGGCAATTCCTTATCCTGAAGTGGAAGAAGAGCCTACCTACTATAGAAGCCAGAAAATCTGGCAGTACAGACCGGATGAAAAAATCTGGATCATTCGTAAAGGAACGGATATTTATACCTACCAACGTTTTCATCACCATACAGAAGGCGTGATCTTCAAAGTTGTTTATATTGAATACGGTGATGGAACCGTCAGAGAATATGAATATCAGGATCAGAATATAGTTTTAAAAAGGATCAAAGACGTTAAAAGTGGTTCCAGTATAGAAACTGTTCTTCATCCTGAGGTTAAAAAGATTTCGGAAGTCTATTATTGCTATAAAAATCAGAGAGATCTGCAGGTTCGTTACGATTACGATGAGTCCGGAAATCTTACGCATGTCTGGGATATTCATAAGAAAGCAATTATTTTCCAATATGATGGTGAAAACCGCATCATTAAAAGAATCAACAGAAATGGTATGGTGTACCAGTGGGAATATGATGAAAAAGGAAGGGTAATTCACACAAAAGGTCTTGACGGATTTATGGAAGGAAGATTGCGCTATGATGAGGAAGAAGGGTATACGGAGGTTATCTATCCAAGAAAAAATAATAAAACAGAACAATATTTCTACGATGAAGATTATCTGGTCTATAAAATAATAGATGGTGAAGGCGGCGAAACATGGTATGATTATACCTCCTATAATGAATTGAAAATGATAGGAACTCCTGAAGGAAGAGTTCAGGGCTATACCTACGACGATATGGGGAATATTGCGGTTTTCCACAGTCCGGATGGTGAAGAATACCATTATCAGTACAATGAATTCGGACAGGTGATCGCACGTTTCACACCTTCAGGTACTTCGGAAATCTGGAATTATGATGATGAAGGAAAATTAATCAATTATACAGATGCCGCCGAAGAAAGCATTTATTATCAATATCGCGATGATGAAAAGCTTCCGGAAAGCAGCAGGCGAAAAGATATTACCACTCATTACGAATACAATCAGAGAGGGCAGCTCACCAGATTGTCCAATACCGTAGGGAAAGAACAGTACTGGAAATATGATGAGTACGGAAGATTACAGGCCTTTAGTCCAAAACCTTTAACCAGAATCCTGTGGAACAGGGATAGAATGGGAAGAGTTGTGGAGATCAATGAACAGGGACAATTGCCGTTGAAACTTCGGTACGATGCTTACGATCTTCCCGTGTATGCTACCGATGGGCAGGCCGAATGGCTGATGAGCTACACTCCAATGGGTAGCTTAAAACGGCAGGTTCGCAGGAACTCACTGACGTATAAAAAAGAAGAAACACTGGTTTTCGGATATGATGCATATGAAAATTTAACCACTATTACCAACGAAAAAGGAGAGGTTTATCATTTTGAAAGAAATAACAACAATGAAGTAACCGGAGAAACAGGTTTTGACGGTCAAAAGAAATTTTTTGTGAGAGATAAAGACGGTCTGGTTACCCAAAGCAGAACCCCTCAAGGAAAAAATACATTGTATGAATATGATTTGGGAGGACGCCTTACTCAGGTTCATTATCCTGATGGAACCTGGGAAGCTTACCAGTACGATACGTCAGGGTTATTGATCAATGCAGATAATGAAAACAGCAGTGTTGCCTTTCAAAGAAATAAATTAGGTCTGGTTACATCAGAAAAACAAGGAGAACATTCAATCCGGTATCAATATGATCATGATGGAAATCTGGTCAGCCTGCAAAGCAGCCTAGGGGCAGATATTGATTATACCTATAATGAGTTGGGTTTGCTGACGGGCGTTGCTGCCAGAAATGACGATACTCCTTTGCCATGGCAGATGAATCTGAATATCACCCGTAACGGACAAATGCACAGCCGTGAAATGACCGGAGGTGTTGAAAGTACTTTCGAATTTGATCATATCGGGATGCCCGTAAGTCAGAAAGTTACGGTCAATAAAAAGACCGCTACTTTCCATAAAGATTATCACTGGGGCGCCGGAAGCCGATTGTTACAGGTAATGGACAGGGTTACCGGTGGAAGAACAAGATTTGATTATGATGCCTTCGGAAGCCTTATGGCTGCAGAATATCCTAATGGGGAAGTTCAGTATAAAAATCCTGACGAAACAGGAAGTGTGTATGAAAGTATAAAACGTACAGATCGGGTGTATGATAAAGGAGGAAAACTGATGCGGGATAAAAACTGGTTTTACCATTACGATGAAGAAGGAAATTTACTCTTAAAAAGTAAACGCCCCATCAATGCTGTTACACCTGATCACCAGGAAGAACAGGCCTATACACATCCTTTTTATAAAAATATCGCTTCCAACTGGACCAATACCTCAAAACTTCCGGAGGGAACTCATTTACCCGATGTAAGCAAAGACCTTCCAGAAGAAGTGCAGAACCCGGAATGGGAGCCCGGAGACTGGGGCTATTCCTGGATGGGTAACGGAATGTTGGCCAGCGTAAAACGCCCTAATGGTAAAGAAGTAAATTTTGAATATGACGCGCTGGGAAGAAGGATTTCAAAAATTGGAACAAAGAAAATAACTCGTTATATTTGGGACAGTGATGTTCTTTTACATGAATGGACTTATCATATTAATGATATCCCTCAAAATGAAATTGATGAAGAGGGAAACTTATATATTTCCAATGAGCCGAAAGAAAATATAATAACCTGGATTTATGAAGATGACGGGTACACGCCCGTAGCAAAATTAATTGGGGATGAACGGTATTCGATACTAAGCAATTATTTAGGTACTCCCATTCAGGCTTTTAATGGAGATGGTATTTTAGTTTGGGAGAGAGAACTTGATATCTACGGGAATGTAAGAAGGGAAAAAGGTGTTTCTCATTTTATTCCTTTCCAATATCAGGGTCAGTATTATGATGATGAAAGTAATTTATGCTACAACCGGTTCAGGTATTATGATGTAGATTCAGGATTATATATTAGTAAAGATCCCGTAGGTTTAATGGGAGGTTTCGGTTTATATAATTACGTTAAAGATATCAATGTATTATTGGATATTTTAGGTTTAATGGCCAATAATACTGCTATTGGTGATATGGCAGAAAAGAACTTTGTAGAGGGACTGGAGAAAAGAGGCTGGAAAATATATACTGAAATTAAAAACGGCTCTCAAAATGGTATTGATGTAGTAGCCCAGCATCCATTGACTAAAAAGGTTCACGTTTTTGAAGTGAAAGCAAACACATCAAGATTAAGTGTTCTTCAGAAAGGGGATGATTATATTCAAAACATCTTAGACGAGATAAGAAACAAGGGCACCTTAAGAGGACAAAAAATGGATGTGGGAATGGTAAGAACGGCAAACATTATTGATAGAGATATTAAAGCTCATGGTATAGAAGGCAGATTAATTAAATATAAAGTGAATAAAACTACCGGTGATGCTACGATGACACGGATGAGCAACTGGCCACAGAAATATAGATAA